The Candidatus Dadabacteria bacterium genome contains a region encoding:
- a CDS encoding T9SS type A sorting domain-containing protein yields MLIGIVSEGNRKTMTLAAPVKNVKVLLNSVPADLVPLPPPRTYPQRTFKIRNQTGVPVHYQIRWSNKENWESSSLETGFIITHRSSGQSIPSSYPKIRFDHIAGDGQQVTYRVYSLDSAIGNTNVAPTYRFAYNQRGDRLDLYRDGFAAPTRLSELPKETVLLSNYPNPFNPETWIPYKLSKSAVITIAIHSADGKLVRTLGLGHQPAGVYQDKSRAAYWDGKNELGEPVASGVYFYTLKAADFTATRKMLIVR; encoded by the coding sequence ATGCTTATAGGAATTGTGAGTGAAGGGAACAGAAAAACTATGACACTCGCCGCTCCTGTGAAGAACGTAAAAGTCTTGTTGAATAGTGTTCCTGCTGATTTAGTGCCCCTACCACCCCCACGAACGTACCCCCAACGGACCTTCAAGATTAGAAACCAAACTGGCGTTCCTGTGCACTATCAAATCAGATGGTCAAATAAAGAGAATTGGGAATCGTCGTCTCTTGAAACAGGTTTTATAATAACGCACCGTTCGAGTGGACAAAGCATTCCGTCAAGTTATCCGAAAATCCGGTTTGACCATATCGCCGGTGATGGACAACAAGTTACCTACCGTGTTTACAGTTTGGACAGTGCTATCGGGAACACTAACGTCGCGCCTACATATCGTTTTGCATATAACCAACGGGGAGATAGGTTAGACCTTTACCGGGATGGATTCGCAGCACCTACACGCTTAAGCGAACTTCCAAAAGAGACAGTCTTGCTATCCAACTACCCGAACCCATTTAATCCGGAAACATGGATACCCTATAAACTCTCCAAGTCGGCAGTGATTACAATCGCTATCCATTCAGCGGATGGGAAGTTGGTTCGGACATTAGGGTTAGGGCATCAACCCGCGGGTGTCTATCAGGACAAAAGCCGTGCAGCGTATTGGGATGGTAAAAACGAACTTGGTGAGCCTGTCGCAAGCGGTGTCTATTTCTACACCCTCAAAGCCGCGGATTTCACTGCTACGCGGAAAATGCTCATTGTTCGGTAA